Within Sorghum bicolor cultivar BTx623 chromosome 2, Sorghum_bicolor_NCBIv3, whole genome shotgun sequence, the genomic segment ttaatctgtgattagcacatgtgggttactgtaccacttaaggctaatcatagactaactaggcttaaaagattcgtctcgtgatttttaaccaaactgtgtaattagtttattttttaatctacatttaatgttccagacATGTGtctaaaaaatttttgggtgggcaACTAAACAGAGCCTTAGAATTTTAAATCCTGGAGTAGTACCCTTCGGtccaaaaacaaaacaaaaaaagttCTACCATATTATCGACTCAGGTTATTCAAATTTGTTCTAAAGAGTATCAATATTAATGAAACTATTTTTTTTGTAGAGGAGAACATAATTTTTATTCCAGACTTTACTGATAAGTTTGAGTTATTCTTCATTAGATGCAATTATCACACATTCACACTACACCTATTTTGTGTTATAAAAATTGATGTTTCCCATAAACTTCAttaaattttataaacatgACTAGAGATAGAGCTAGAACCATATCCTTTTTCATATTATGGAGGTAGTAGTGGTATAGATGCAAATTCTAGTCGTCTCTACATAATATATTGTACGGTCAGATCTCAACTCAAGTAGCTAGTAAGTTTTGTACTTCCTCAAGTCAAAAAATAAATTAGATTAGCTTTGTAGTGAAAAACAACATTTATAATACAATAtaagtaaattataaaaatatatttcatggtaTCTCtagtgatactaatttgatataaTAAATATTCATGTTATATATGTTCTATAATTTAATCAAACTTATAATAGTTTAACTTATATAACAACTCAATAAGTTGATTTTATTTAAAGATGGATGGAGTTTTGCCTTTGGGGAATAGTCCTCCAAGATGCACATTCACGATTCTCTTTGATATCTTTACCTAACGATTTCTTATTAGCTGGTAGCGAGCGTTCTTTCATTAGGTGCATAGTGGTAGTGGAGTCGTCCCATGGTATCTGGGGGTAGATTAGTTGCTACTTGCTAGGGTTAACTCCTAATCGATAGAACTAGACTATTAGACTAGAGGGATCAACAATTTGTGACAAACAATTTGAGACGAGGGATGTCATCATTTTTTATGCTATTTCTTTTACATGTTGCGATAGTGAAAAAAACATGCATTGACCTGCTATATATTTGTAAGTTCAAAAGAGAGTAATATAATGGTTGGTTAACTTAGTCATGGCTCACGAAAGGTAAACGTTTTTTTATGGGCTGCCAAAATTACATACTACCTACACGCAtgggttatatatatatatatatatatatatatatatatatatactttaaaCCCGTGCTTTTGGCGGGCGTGTATATAGACGAAGCTACTTTGAGGCTGTCATTTCTACTCAACCACATGTGCCTACGGGTACTTAGGGCTTCACCAATACAGGCTAATACAATACATGCCTAGATCAAATTCACATGCCACATAGATTAAACTTTTaaaactcacaatgcagactacaAGTCGCTTGGTCCACCGTCCATAGGCCTATTCCAGAAAAGTACATTATTGTTTATTTCTCTCCCTAATAGTTTTTTTTGTCTTCACTCATTCTTTGACATTCTCATGGCGACACTATTGTTGTCGTGTCCCTAACTCTCCTAACCATGAAGCAAAACACCACCACTAAAAATTTCGAGCATTCAACTCATTAGATTGATAAGGACTCTATTTGCACTACTAGCTAGTATGTGAATCGTCCCTTATCGAATTATTACTTTTGAGATGTGAATCGATTTaaaatttgaccaaagtcaTATTAAAAAAGTACTAAtatctatgatataaaataagtattattagaaTAATTTTGAGTTATATGTATATAGCAAACTTAGTAAAGATATAATGTTAGTACTATTCACTATAAACTATTTTGGCGGGCATAAATACTGTAGGATTTTTTTTATAGAGTTACCCTGTAACCTTCTTGCGTGCTTCTAATTATTCTTCACTCTTCACGGGTGGCGAGAGCGTGAGTGAACCGGATGCCGGATGGAGAAGGTGCCTACTAGCTTTTGTCCATTTGAGTTTTCCCCCTAATTTTCTCACGATGAATGGGATTCATGAATTGCATCATGCATGCTTCATGCGAGCGGTGAGTTCGTGTGACTCATATTATGGTCCACGCTCCTGCTAGGCTGCTAGTACTCATCCTACGTTTGAACAACAGTTTGAAGGATCGATACTCTGAAGCCTGAAAGGCCATGCCGCCTAGCATAAGAAACTTGTGAAAATGATTCATCGGTGCGCACAAAATCGTATACTGTACTCGCGAATTGCCTTgcttgaaattcaaaattcgagtttggagagagagagagagagagagagaggccttCCGGTCCTTTTCCTACATCGCGCCAGCCAGCTAGTTTGCAACTGTATTCTATTCTGTATTCTTTTCTCTAAAAACAAAAGATCGTCTCGTCCTATCTCACTCAAACTGTCAAACAGATGCTAAATTTTAGAAATCGTAACGGCGGACGAAGCAGGCAGTTAGCTGGGCTCTTTAATTTGTTTACTTTTGGCGTCCTCGATAGTTAATTGCTGTCATACTCTAATGAATAGAGACACATgtataaagtactaaatatagattatttataaaattaaaaacaTAGCTACAAAGTAATTTACGGGTGAAATTTTTAAACCTAaataatctataattagatattaattatcaaataaaacaaaatagcTATAATACATGTTAAACTCTAAACATCCCCGAAGTGTTGTCAAACTATGATGGACccgagagtagtactagactACTTGCTGTAGTATGTATAAGTGGCACGTTGACGTAAGATGCCACACAACAATCCGGCTGTCCAATTGTCCATGCACCTTTTATGTCATGGTTTGAAAAACATGGTCCATAATTTGAGCGGGTAAAATAGGATTAGCAGTTTGAACCGAGCAGAGTAGGGTAACCTAACCAGCATAGTTGTCAGTGAAATTCAACGTTGTGAGTGATTGCGACATCGTAGCCATTCATTTCAGCTTCAAGAAGGCTCATTTCAAAAGGTGCTGCAACGGCTAATCCAGAAACTGAGGTCACCAATCACTGTGTCACTGTCAGGCTTCAGTGACTTATTACTAGTAGTTGCACTAATGCGAATGCAACCGACTCTTTTGAGCAACAAAACACTACAAGGTCAAAGGGCAGTTGCCACAAATACCACAATAACCAACATTAAGAAGCAGCATTTGTCATTTCCGTTTCATAACTTGAACGGAACAGCGAGTGCTGCAGAAACATTGTCCATCCATATATTCTGTTCTGCCTGTTGAAAAattcaggaaaaaaaaaatggagatGGGACCGCAACAGCAAAGTACCCCTGCTGGGTTTTATAGGACAGTAGCATCATCCGCTTGGCAAAAAGCTATAGCCAGATGTCCGTCAGTGCGACTGCAAAGTGGCTTTGGATAGGGCGGTAGCGGTATCCTATTCCCGTCCCACAAATTGGGGCGCATGTGCGCTTGCTGCTGCGTGCGTCTGCCACTGCCTGCCGTGCCATGCCATCTCTCTTTTGAACTCGACGCCCCTACCGGAGCCGGAGGAGAGGAGGACCGCCGACCGTGGACCGGTCTCAGCTCCGAACACCCAAGTCTGCACTGTATCCGCTGCACCAGTGGGTCAGATCGTGTCAGTGCCGAAAGTACCCAGCGAACCGTATCCTATGCAAATCGGCGGCCACTGCAACCCCTACGGCCCACCTCGGTTTGTCCTGGATCTGCCGGCCCGTTTGGGATTTTTTGCAAGAACCGCGGTAATGTTTGGTTGGGATTATAAAATCCGGATTTTATTTTAGACAAAAAATAATATCTGATGTTTTTGGATTTTGTGTCTGTGTAAAAATCTTCTAAAATCTTGTGATATTTAGAAGAGATTCTAGGAGTCTAAGATTTTTTTATTAGGATCCATAAAATCCCCGGGTATCAAACGGGATCCAATTTCACACTAAAATATAGGAACAGGATTTTCTTTTCCACATCCTAGACAAATccttacagataaactattttCTTTACTAATTACCGTAGGACCGGTCGTATGATCAAATCGTTTGCTTTGAGGACAGAGAAACAGTGTTGTGCGCAACTTAGGCCTAAGCTAAATCAATTTTTTTGGCCACGACTTTTAAATATCCTAGCGCTTTTGTAGATCCGATCCGTATAGTCAAGATGCACATACAAGCTCTTCTAGGCTCAAGACGTATAGCGTTGGTAAAATAACAGTACAGATAGTGGCGGGGTACTTTTCATTAAGAAAGACCGGATAATATGATAATACTTCATAAATGCGATAAATATGAATGACAAGTGTATGTCTCAATATCTTTTTAAATGTTTTCACAAAAGTATTTTGTATTTATAACACAAATCACAATATTAACATACAAAATAGGTGAAATGATATTTTTTTGTGCTACATaattaaaatttttataatatatcaaAGAACTTTCACTGTTTTGGGGTGCCTCCCCTCCCCCGTTCCGCCACTAAGTACAGAGCGCTAGTCTCTCGAACGTCTAAGAACCTAACAAAAAGAGATAATTCTTTGTGTGGTACTAGAAAAGATGGTATAAAGAGTTCATTTTAATTTTAACTTCTATAAAAGTTTTTACAATTTTTTCACTCTAGTAGAATGCTAAATTTTTCCCAATATGTCGTTCCATGTATTTTATTACTTAAATGATTCTTTCCGCACATGCGTGACTTCCCACTTGTTGAGCGATGGGAGATGTCGGTTGGATGGTGTCAACAACGACAACGGCAatcagagaagaagaagaagaatatgCTAAGATTAGTGTGGTGGCGGAGGCGGCAATTCACTGGCGGAGCACGGGAGAGGGTCAGGAAGGGGCGCTCATGCTATATTTAAAACATAGGGTTTAGATTAGGGTTGGTTGTGATCGAAGACGACAGTGGAGACGTCATGAACATTGCTGGAGCCCCGCGAGATGAGGAGGCGACGGGGGAGtgcaggaggaagaagaggatgtGTGCGGGTGGAAGGATGATGAGGTGTGCGGCCGGAGTTATGTGCACCTGCACATGCTGGGCGTAGCCCGTAGTAAAGTTCACAAAGAGGAGTGCCGCATTTCAGGTTGTATATAATACCCTTACCACCGAATGGAGCAACATCCCAGTGTTGGAGTATGAGGTTGTTTAGTTTCAGGCTAGTGTTGACCACGCCACAACCACACTTGCCATAGCCGCGGTGGCCAAAAGCTCCGCCACACTCTGCCACACACTAGATGACAAACATAAGGAGCAAAACGACTAGACAAAAAGTTGTGGCAGTCGAAATATAGACAAGAGCCAAACAATAACTTTTTTACCGTGACAGCCACAGTTAGCGCGTGACGTGTTTGGGCTGGCAACCAACACGCCTATATCAGGTATTGGCCGTTCTAGTTCTAACAGTTTTGTTCTCGAGAACACGGAGAAAACGTCTAGTAGCGAAGGCAGTCGGGTGGCAACGAACAGAAACCATTGGGGAATTAATTGAGATGCACTTGCATGCTAGGCAACAAGGTTTTATTATTCCAACAAATAACACGACGCTATTAACATGCGGGTGGCATGATGTGCTGGGGTATTAACACGACGCTAGCGAGATGTACGCTAACTGAAAGGGAATTCATTCGGACAAAGTCATCAACAAGGCAAAGTCCAAAAAACGAAGCCAGAGCGCGCGCTAAGCTCCTCCCCGCGCTCACGCGTCCACGACCTCATCGTCCTTGGACGCAATCACGAACTCCTGACGCAACGCCGGCGACACCACCTTGATGGTCCCGTCCACGGCGTTGGGCCTCCCCAGCGCCTTCAGCGCCAGGTGCGCCGCCTTCTGCCCGGAGATCATCATGGCGCCGAACGTCGGGCCCTGCAACAAAAAGATTATCAGTTCCTCGATCGTTCAGCGAGTGGTTCTAACACGCAATTAATGCGCCCCAAGAGCCCAAGAGTATTAATTAATTCCTCTCACCATCCTCGGGGCGCCGTCAATCTCGGCGACCTCCATGCCGGTGACGATCATGCCTGGCACGACCTCGCGCGTGAGGCGCACGATCTCGTCCTCGGCGGTGTTCATGTCGAGTGCCTTCATCCCGGGCACGTCGCTGATCATGCCGATGTCCTGCAGCCTCTtgacgccggtggccccgaacGGCCCGTCGTGGCCGCAGGAGCTGACCACCACCTTGGCCTCCATCACGTTTGGGTCCATGCACGACTGCGTGTCGTGGTTCATGGACACGAGCGCCCAGTTGGTGACGACGCCGCCGACGCGCCCTCCCTTGACGATCAGgtcctccacggcgacggcgtTGAACAGCTTCACGTTGGGGCGCGCCAGGAGGCGGCTCATGACGGTGGACGTGAAGAGCGCGGCGTGCTTGATGACCACGTAGTCCTCGGCCTCGTCGTAGGCGACGCCCAGCTCGTCAAGGAACAGGTGCGCCGGCTTGCGCACCACCATGGCCGAGAACAGCTGCCCGCCCAGCCACGCGCCGCCGCCCGGTGACACCGACTGCTCCACGATGGCGATGCTCACGGACGGGTCCTTGGAGAGCTCGTACGCGCAGGAGAGCCCCGCGGAGCCGGCGCCCACGATGACCACGTCCGTGTCGGCGTAGGTGATCATGTCCGTCATGTACCGCCGGGTCATCTCGCGGGAGACGACCGACTCCTTGATGGGGCTGAACCGGAAGGACGTCAGGTCGTAGGGCGGGTTCGAGGAGGAGATGGACGACGCGCGGATCGCCCCGGCGCCGCGCGGGGTGGCCACGACGGCGGGCGACGACGGCGTGCGCGTGGACGCCGGGAGCCTGGCGCCCGCGAAGGAGGACTTGAGGAGGCTGGACGCGGTGGTGGCCATGGCTGAAAGTTTCTTCTGCCTGCAGGGTATGGAAGGGGAAATGAGAGTGGCTGGCTGCAGTGGCACTAACGGCAAGGGTTTAAGAAGGGGAACACGGAGGCTGGCACGAACAAAATATCTTGGCTAACCGCCGTGCATGGCTACGTGCTACCAGATGGGGCGTGGTTGGTCACGGGCACCGGATCGTTGGCAGCAGTGTAGCACCCACCGTCCACCGAGACATCAGCTGGTTCCGGCAGATATTTTGGAGGGCGGGTTGATATTTTGGCTACCAGAAAGGGAAAGGAAGGACACGGCCGTCGGGGCCTTCTTGTTCGTCCGTGCCAGAGCTCTCGCTCTCTTCCTTGTTTTCTTGTTCACCGTTGGACTCGTCAACTCGTCATCACCTGGGCCAGTGTGCTAGCAGCCCGTGCACACCAGCCCGTATCGAGCGCCAGGGAGAGGTTGTGGTTCTTGTGGAGCGCGGCGACGACGACATGATTGGCCGgtcccgcggccgccgccggcgcgcggCCAATGCAGCGGAGGCAGAGCAGTAGAGCACCGTTCACGGGGGATTCGCACGTGGGTCCCCTGTGCATACATACAGAGAGAAAAGGAGCGACAGTTTTGGACCTTTGGGTGGGCAATCACATCGAAACGGtgctaggacttgtttagttccatcaaagttcaaaaacttttcaagataaaAGAATCTATAATTTACAAAGACGAatttttttaagtctaattagttcatggttggacaataattatcaaatacaaatgaaagtgctatagtctctAAATCAAAAAgcttttagatctaaacaaggcctgaatctagggatgaaaacagatCGGATATAGCCTGAATCCcggtatcatatttgtttttatatttctggttggattcggattcgaatacagaTAATGTCAATCTTGTCGGATAAAATATGATTGTATGCcgatatcataaatat encodes:
- the LOC8063504 gene encoding thiamine thiazole synthase 2, chloroplastic, with protein sequence MATTASSLLKSSFAGARLPASTRTPSSPAVVATPRGAGAIRASSISSSNPPYDLTSFRFSPIKESVVSREMTRRYMTDMITYADTDVVIVGAGSAGLSCAYELSKDPSVSIAIVEQSVSPGGGAWLGGQLFSAMVVRKPAHLFLDELGVAYDEAEDYVVIKHAALFTSTVMSRLLARPNVKLFNAVAVEDLIVKGGRVGGVVTNWALVSMNHDTQSCMDPNVMEAKVVVSSCGHDGPFGATGVKRLQDIGMISDVPGMKALDMNTAEDEIVRLTREVVPGMIVTGMEVAEIDGAPRMGPTFGAMMISGQKAAHLALKALGRPNAVDGTIKVVSPALRQEFVIASKDDEVVDA